A window from Melopsittacus undulatus isolate bMelUnd1 chromosome Z, bMelUnd1.mat.Z, whole genome shotgun sequence encodes these proteins:
- the TSHZ3 gene encoding teashirt homolog 3: MDSESHISETSDRMADFESSSVKNEEESKEVSIPLEDSTVSDSLEQMKAVYNNFLSNSYWSNLNLNLHQPISEKNNGSSSSSSSSSSCGSGSFDWHQTAMAKTLQQVSQSRILPEPSLFSTVQLYRQSSKLYGSIFTGASKFRCKDCSAAYDTLVELTVHMNETGHYRDDNHETDNNNPKRWSKPRKRSLLEMEGKEDAQKVLKCMYCGHSFESLQDLSVHMIKTKHYQKVPLKEPVTPVAAKIIPATRKKASLELELPSSPDSTGGTPKATISDTNDALQKNSNPYITPNNRYGHQNGASYAWHFEARKSQILKCMECGSSHDTLQELTAHMMVTGHFIKVTNSAMKKGKPIIEAPATPTITSLVDEKVQSVPLAATTFTSPSNTPSSVSPKLNVEIKKEVDKERSIADDKMKDKEKSSEDEEKYDISSKYHYLTENDLEESPKGGLDILKSLENTVTSAINKAQNGTPSWGGYPSIHAAYQLPNMMKLSLGSSGKSTPLKPMFGNNELVSPTRNQPLVSPPSSQTSPVPKTNFHAMEELVKKVTEKVAKVEEKMKEPEEKFSPMKRATPSPCSSEVSEPLKMESSNDGGFKSQQNSPVPQRDGCKDSPTVEPVENGKEPVKSIVSSLSSSTAIITDHPPEQPFVNPLSALQSVMNIHLGKAAKPSLPALDPMSMLFKMSNSLAEKAAVATPPLQSKKTDHLDRYFYHVNNDQPIDLTKGKSDKSCSLGSALLSSTSTSSASSSSTVTTAKTSAVVSFMSNSPLRENALSDISDMLKNLTESHTSKSSTPSSISEKSDIDGTTIEEPEESTPAQKRKGRQSNWNPQHLLILQAQFAASLRQTSEGKYIMSDLSPQERMHISRFTGLSMTTISHWLANVKYQLRRTGGTKFLKNLDTGHPVFFCNDCASQIRTPSTYISHLESHLGFRLRDLSKLSSEQINSQIAQAKSPSEKLVTSSPEEDIGTSYQCKLCNRTFASKHAVKLHLSKTHGKSPEDHLLYVSELEKQ; the protein is encoded by the coding sequence ATGGATAGTGAATCACATATCAGTGAGACAAGTGATCGCATGGCAGACTttgagagcagctctgtcaAAAATGAGGAAGAGAGCAAGGAGGTCTCAATACCACTGGAAGACTCTACTGTATCTGATAGTTTAGAACAAATGAAAGCCGTCTATAATAACTTCCTCTCCAATTCCTACTGGTCCAATCTCAATTTGAACCTTCACCAGCCGATTTCAGAAAAGAACAatggtagcagcagcagcagcagcagcagtagcagttgtGGAAGTGGCAGCTTTGACTGGCACCAGACTGCTATGGCTAAAACACTGCAGCAAGTTTCTCAGAGCAGAATTCTTCCTGAACCAAGTCTTTTTAGCACAGTTCAACTGTACAGACAAAGCAGTAAGCTTTATGGCTCTATTTTTACCGGAGCCAGTAAATTCCGGTGTAAAGACTGCAGTGCTGCCTATGATACTTTAGTAGAATTAACAGTGCACATGAATGAAACAGGACATTATCGAGATGACAACCATGAAACTGATAACAATAATCCCAAAAGATGGTCCAAACCTCGTAAACGTTCTTTGCTTgaaatggaagggaaagaagatgcCCAGAAAGTTTTAAAGTGTATGTACTGTGGTCATTCATTTGAATCTCTTCAGGATTTGAGTGTTCATAtgatcaaaacaaaacactaccAAAAAGTGCCTCTGAAGGAACCTGTTACACCTGTAGCAGCAAAAATTATCCCAGCTACTAGAAAGAAAGCATCACTGGAGCTTGAACTTCCAAGTTCTCCAGATTCCACAGGTGGGACACCAAAAGCAACAATCTCGGATACCAATGATGCACTTCAAAAGAATTCTAATCCTTACATTACGCCAAATAATCGCTACGGTCACCAGAATGGTGCCAGCTATGCCTGGCACTTTGAGGCGAGGAAATCTCAAATCTTGAAGTGCATGGAGTGCGGAAGCTCACATGACACTCTGCAGGAACTCACGGCTCACATGATGGTGACAGGACATTTTATTAAAGTCACTAACTCTGCCATGAAAAAAGGGAAGCCAATTATAGAAGCCCCAGCAACTCCAACAATAACATCTTTAGTAGATGAGAAAGTACAGTCTGTGCCCCTTGCTGCCACCACTTTTACGTCTCCATCCAATACACCTTCTAGTGTTTCCCCTAAAttaaatgttgaaataaaaaaagaagtagataaagaaagaagcattgctgatgacaaaatgaaagacaaggaaaagtCAAGTGAAGATGAGGAGAAGTACGATATCTCCTCAAAATACCATTACTTGACAGAAAATGACCTGGAAGAAAGCCCTAAAGGGGGATTAGATATATTGAAGTCTTTAGAAAACACAGTTACATCAGCTATAAACAAAGCCCAGAATGGCACACCAAGCTGGGGTGGCTATCCCAGCATTCATGCTGCCTATCAGCTGCCCAATATGATGAAGCTGTCACTGGGCTCATCTGGGAAGAGCACACCGTTAAAACCTATGTTTGGAAACAATGAACTAGTATCACCAACTAGAAACCAGCCCTTGGTGTCTCCTCCAAGTAGCCAGACCTCACCTGTGCCAAAAACAAACTTTCACGCCATGGAAGAATTGGTAAAGAAGGTCACTGAGAAGGTGGCTAAAGtggaggaaaaaatgaaagagccTGAAGAAAAGTTTTCTCCAATGAAGCGTGCAACACCTTCACCATGCAGTAGTGAAGTCAGTGAACCTCTTAAGATGGAGTCCTCCAATGATGGTGGCTTTAAAAGCCAGCAGAACAGTCCAGTCCCTCAGAGAGATGGTTGCAAGGATAGTCCGACTGTAGAACctgtggaaaatgggaaggagCCTGTTAAGTCTATTGTAAGTTCTTTAAGTAGCAGCACAGCTATCATTACTGACCACCCTCCTGAACAGCCATTTGTAAATCCATTAAGTGCACTACAGTCTGTCATGAATATTCACCTTGGGAAGGCAGCAAAGCCGTCTTTGCCTGCTTTGGATCCAATGAGCATGCTGTTTAAAATGAGCAACAGTTTGGCAGAAAAGGCTGCAGTGGCCACCCCACCTCTACAGTCCAAAAAAACAGACCACTTAGACCGTTATTTTTATCATGTCAACAATGACCAACCTATAGATTTGACGAAAGGCAAGAGTGACAAAAGCTGCTCTTTGGGTTCAGCGCTTTTGTCATCTACATCGACATCTTCTGCATCTTCTTCATCTACAGTGACAACAGCAAAGACATCTGCAGTCGTGTCATTCATGTCAAACTCGCCGCTACGCGAGAATGCCTTGTCAGATATATCTGATATGCTGAAGAACCTGACAGAAAGTCACACATCAAAATCTTCCACACCTTCCAGCATATCTGAGAAATCTGACATTGATGGTACCACAATAGAGGAACCAGAAGAGAGTACACCAGCTCAAAAAAGGAAGGGACGTCAGTCTAACTGGAACCCTCAGCACTTGCTCATATTGCAGGCCCAGTTTGCAGCTAGTTTGCGGCAGACTTCAGAGGGTAAATATATCATGTCAGACTTGAGCCCTCAAGAAAGAATGCACATTTCCAGGTTTACGGGACTTTCAATGACCACAATTAGCCACTGGCTAGCCAATGTGAAATACCAGCTCCGAAGGACGGGGGGAACTAAGTTCCTTAAAAATTTAGACACTGGGCACCCAGTGTTCTTTTGTAATGACTGTGCTTCACAGATCAGAACTCCTTCAACTTATATCAGTCATCTTGAATCACATCTGGGTTTCAGGTTAAGAGACTTGTCCAAATTGTCCAGTGAACAGATTAACAGTCAGATAGCACAAGCAAAGTCACCATCGGAAAAACTGGTGACGTCCTCTCCAGAGGAAGATATTGGAACTTCTTATCAGTGCAAACTTTGTAACAGGACTTTTGCAAGCAAGCATGCTGTTAAACTTCATCTTAGCAAAACACATGGGAAGTCACCGGAGGATCATCTTCTGTATGTTTCAGAGT